A single Zootoca vivipara chromosome 1, rZooViv1.1, whole genome shotgun sequence DNA region contains:
- the IMP3 gene encoding U3 small nucleolar ribonucleoprotein protein IMP3, whose translation MVRKLKFHEQKLLKKLDLVNWEAASGNLAELRVLRRFRLQRREDYTRYNQLSRAVRELARRIRDLGEAPESAAFRARSTAALLEKLYAMGLVSSKSSLELCDRVSASSFCRRRLPCLLLKLRMAQNLKSAVTFVEQGHVRVGPEVVTDPAFLVTRAMEDFITWTDSSRIRQHVLNYNQERDDFDLAC comes from the coding sequence ATGGTGCGCAAGCTGAAATTCCACGAGCAGAAGCTCCTCAAGAAGCTGGACCTGGTGAACTGGGAGGCTGCCTCTGGAAACCTTGCCGAGCTGCGAGTGCTCCGCCGCTTCCGCTTGCAGCGCAGGGAGGACTACACCCGCTACAACCAGCTGAGCCGCGCGGTTCGGGAGCTGGCCCGCCGCATTCGGGACCTCGGTGAAGCGCCGGAGTCGGCGGCTTTCCGGGCTCGGAGCACTGCCGCTCTCCTAGAGAAGCTCTATGCCATGGGGTTGGTGTCCTCCAAGAGCTCTCTGGAGCTGTGCGACCGCGTCTcggcctcctccttctgccgccgccgcctgccttGCCTGCTCCTGAAGCTCCGTATGGCCCAGAACTTGAAATCGGCCGTCACCTTTGTGGAGCAGGGGCATGTCCGAGTTGGGCCCGAGGTCGTGACGGACCCGGCCTTCTTGGTGACTCGGGCGATGGAGGACTTCATCACCTGGACCGACTCCTCTCGCATCCGCCAGCATGTGCTCAACTACAATCAGGAACGGGATGATTTTGATTTGGCttgctaa